Within Rothia sp. ZJ932, the genomic segment AGCAACGATGACCTTGCGCTGCTCATTGCGAGCGATCTTTGACTTCTTAGCCATTGTTTAGCGCTCCTCTCGGAAGTCAACGTGCTGACGCACTACGGGATCGTACTTCTTAAGAACCATACGATCGGGGTTGTTGCGGCGGTTCTTACGGGTAACGTAAGTGTAACCGGTGCCCGCAGTGGACTTGAGCTTGATGATCGGACGTACGTCCTTGCCCTTTGATGCCATAGTTAAATCTTCTCCCCGCGAGCGATAATTTCAGCTACAACTGCGTCAATGCCGCGAGCATCAATAACCTTGATGCCTTTAGCTGACAGGTTGAGAGTTACATTGCGACGAAGTGAGGGTACGTAGTACTTCTTCTTCTGAATGTTCGGATCAAAACGACGCTTGTTGCGACGGTGTGAGTGCGAGATGCTGTGTCCAAAGCCGGGAACAGCTCCGGTCACCTGGCAGACAGCTGCCATAGTAGTCTCCTCCAAATGTTGACGAAATGACGGTGCGCAGTGTGCTCTTTCTCAACCGGTAAGCGGCCGGTTACAGAAGAACAGTGAAGGCGTCCCGCCACCAAGGTAGAGCACCGGGTTATTCTCCAAGGCTAGAGTGTTGAGAACCTCGCAACCCGGGTGAGAGTCCGGATTGGGGCCTGGCCGCGGGAAAAACGGTGAAGCTTTGTTTAGTGGTCGAGAGGTGTTGCCACCACTACGAACAGCCTTAAATACTAGGTAAGTCACGCCCTCGATGCAAGCGCAACAGTCTTAAAATCCTTGACTTTCCGCGGTTTATTACGGGTCAGGGCAACTGTTATGCGTGTATTTAAGGGGGAACAACCTGTTTAAAGGCACTAGATAATTCTAGGTGAAACAGGGTATTTCTGCAAGTCAAACCGGGGTTTTTACGAGCAAAAGCGGGGTGTTTTGCGGCTCTTACCATCAGTAAATTACATACTTGCAATTTAAGATGTGACTTTAACGGCTTAAAGTCAGTTGATGGCTAATCTCTGCCTCTGTTCCCCTTGATTTTAAGATCCAGACACTGCTGACTCACCCGCTAGCTCTCAGCTCGTCCTGCCCTCCAATACCCCATAAAAGAGATGCTCTTTTTATCAATGCCAGCCTCGTTCACACAAATGCGCCGCAAATTACGTACCACTCCAGCCTCACCGGCGATAAAGATGTAGGTGTCACTACCACCCTCGGCAACCTGCCAAAGGTAAGGTTCATCCACTGCGGGAGCATCCTCATCAGCAACTGACGCACCGTTTACGCCTAAGATCGCCCGTAGGGTTTTCTCAAGGAGCTGGCCTCGCTCACCGTGCTGAGCACGCGGCATCCAGTGTAAGGTGAGATTCTCTCGCCCCTGGTTTAGCACAGGGCAGTCAGCGAGTTCCTGGGGTAGCTCTCCCTCGCCCGCTGGCACTTCAATCAACGCATCAAGTGCTACCTGGGGCGGTAGCTCCCTAATAATCGAGAAGGCAGCGGGGGCAGCGGTTTCATCGGCACATATCAGGACGCGCGTAGCGTCTTGCAGGTTCCAGCTGGCCCACAGGCTGGCGGGTTTGCAGGGACCCAAGAAAGAGATACGATCGCCCACCTGTGTGTTCGTTGCCCAGGCAGAACCCGGTCCCATACTACCTGCCTCATCTTGGTGTAGCACGAAATCAATGTCTATCTCAGGTATGTTCTTGTGCTGGTCGATACCCCATCTGGCAGCGCGAACAGTGTAGGTGCGCATCCACCCGCGTTCATGCTCGGGCGCAGACAGCCA encodes:
- the rpmG gene encoding 50S ribosomal protein L33, whose product is MASKGKDVRPIIKLKSTAGTGYTYVTRKNRRNNPDRMVLKKYDPVVRQHVDFREER
- the rpmB gene encoding 50S ribosomal protein L28; translated protein: MAAVCQVTGAVPGFGHSISHSHRRNKRRFDPNIQKKKYYVPSLRRNVTLNLSAKGIKVIDARGIDAVVAEIIARGEKI
- a CDS encoding siderophore-interacting protein, giving the protein MSSNRRVYTTGTTQFALFTATVTRVQRLSEHFVRITLADEFLDDYSAFQYHGNNATLDGYIKLLIPPPGQSEPVVIGLNDSWREEWLSAPEHERGWMRTYTVRAARWGIDQHKNIPEIDIDFVLHQDEAGSMGPGSAWATNTQVGDRISFLGPCKPASLWASWNLQDATRVLICADETAAPAAFSIIRELPPQVALDALIEVPAGEGELPQELADCPVLNQGRENLTLHWMPRAQHGERGQLLEKTLRAILGVNGASVADEDAPAVDEPYLWQVAEGGSDTYIFIAGEAGVVRNLRRICVNEAGIDKKSISFMGYWRAGRAES